ATATGATTTTCGATACCCTTTAACTGGTTGAAATCCACAAGATGTTTTTTTGCCAGAGACACTACGATATAGGAGATAACCAGTGGTAAGGATTGTACACGTTTTTCGATGTTTTTTGATACAGAGGAAACATTTCCTATTTCATAACCTTCGAAAGTATAGTAGACAGGCACAATATCTTCCAGCGCACCATCCAATACCATTTGATAGGCGAGCAGTACGTCTTCCCCCACCGAAAAGTTTTTACCATACTCTTCCAACAGAGAAACGAGTGAAGAGTAGCTTTCTAACAAAAATTTCTTGGGTACCAATGTGTTTATCGGGTGGATCTCTCCACTCAAAAATTCCATTGTTTTCCAGAAATAATCCAGTGGTTTTCTTTCTATGTCTATAAGCCATACATCACCTGTACACTTTCTGTTTTCCATCAAGGCCACGGAAACGGCAAGAAGTGCGTTTTTGCGAAAGTTTGCAGTGTCGAGAAAGAGTCTATTGATTCCATTCAACTGCAATCTGTCGTCTATATTATGGTAAACGATGTACTCACCATCAGCGGCAAGGGTTCCTCTGTACCTTGCAAGAAACGGTCCTTCGTTTTTTTCAAGGTTCAAGATTTTGTATGGGAACTTTTTCTCTTTTGCCAGAAGCTTTTCAATTTCCTCGGCACTTCCATCTGTTGAACCATCGTTCACGAACACCACTTCAAAATTGGAATAGGACAATAAGTAAAGGTCTTCAACGGTACTTTTGATGTATTTTCTGGCGTTCAAAAACGGTATTACTATAGATACAGATGGGTATCGAGTTTTTACAATTTCAAGTTGAGGAGAAAATACCACTCTACCGTTTTCTTTCCTTGCTTTTTCGAAGATTTCCTCACAAGTTTTATCGTTTGTTCCTATTGCCAAAAGCCAGCTTCCAATATTTTCTTCACCTTGAAGCATTTTTTCAAGGTTGCGTGCCAGTTGTTTTTTTATCAATGAAGGGTTTATTCTTTTCAAGCAAAAGGGTTCAGAAAATGAACCTATGATTTCTTCGTGAAGCAACCTTACTCCGGCTTTTTCAAATAGATCCTTTAAACTGTAAAAATCTCTTTCGGAACCATACTCCCAAGTTCCGCTTTCCTGTGATATTTCTTCTGAGAGTTCGTAGATCTGAGAGCCGCTGTACGGAACACCTACTACAATGAATCTTCCCACGCGAGCCATCTCTTTGAGCATTTTGATGATGTCTTCATCCTGAAAGTGTTCCACCACTCCGATGTTGAAGACTATATCAAATTCTCTTTCTGAAAATACCGTATTGAAAGCGTCCATTTTTCTGAAGTTCACGTTTCTTAATTCGAAAAAGCTAGCCACCTTTTCTGATAGATTCACACTATCCTGGCTAATATCTATTCCCGTATAATGGGCACCTCTTTTTGAAAGATCAATGGAAATGATACCAGACCCACAACCAGCTTCAAGAATTTTTGATCCTTTCAACACAAAAAATCGATTCAACAGATTCACAAACTCTGATCTTAGAACTTTTCCTTCAGGACTGTTGACAAGGGAAAGTATGTCGTGCTCACTGTATCTTTTCCACAGGTTATCCCATACCCCTTTTTCTTTTACCTGTTCTACCTTTATCTTCGCTTTAGGTAGCGATTCTATCATATCGGCGATGTTTTTGATCTGTGATTCCAGAGAGTAGTTGTCTTCCACGTACCGTCTGTATTTTTCACTCTCGTATTTTCCTTTTATAAGATTAGGAATCTCACCGATGAAATTGAAGATAAGACTCTCTGACCATTGGTTTTTTGCTCCATGATAATTGTGTATTAACGGTTTTATCCCACAAGCCATTGCTTCGGCTATGTTGTAGCCAAAACTTTCATGAACGCTTGTAGAAAGTACGTAATTCATATCTTCAAGAAATTCTTCTATGTTATGCACAAATCCATACAGTTTGACGTTTTTCTCCAGACCGGTTTCTTTGATGAAATACTTGAAGTAATTTGCATATCTCAGTTCTTGAAAATCTCCTGCCACATGAAGGGTGTATCTTTCATCGATGCTCTTCAAAAGCCCAATCACCTGAAGCCACATCTCAGGAGCCTTCTTATGGTTTATGTGTGCTACCACGGCTATGTTGAAACCAGGAGATCGAACTTTGAACCTGAACCTGTTCAGATCGACACCATTTGGAATCACTTTGATCTTGTTCTTTATTTTTTCGTAGACGCTCTGATGATAGTCCTTCAGTACATCTTTCATGTGATCGGCAACCAGTATCAGTGTATCCACGTTGTTCCAGTTTATTCTTTCTGGATAGTTTACAAGGGCTTCATAACTATGAAGTCTGCAGAGAATCCTTTTGTTTCCCTTTGGCAGTTTACCTGTTATCTCCACTGCCAGTTCGTTTGCCCACTCCAGCCAGACGATGTCCGCCCAGTTGTAGGCATCGACGATCTGCTTTCCATCTTTCGTCACGACGAGTTTCACTTCGTACATTTCAGAGAGGATGTTTGCTATGTCTTTGATGAAGTGATCCAGGCCTGGAAGACAAAGAAAGGCAACTTTTGTATCCTTTTTGAACTGTTTTTTGAGTGCTTCGTACTTTTCTTTCATTTCCAGGATGCCAGAAAGTTTTGATGCTTTTCTGTAGTGATGAAGGGCCATTGCGAGATTGTTCTGCTGCAGTTGAGTATCACCGAGCATGTCGTACACTTCCCACGTTTTCTCATTGATCCTCGTCAGATACCTCCAGGATTCGAAGTACTCTCCTTTTTCAAGTAGAACCTTCGAATAATTGAACAGTACGTCATCGTGAACAGGGTTTATCTTCAAGGCTTTTTCAAAGAAGGTTTGAGCCTCTTCTTTTTTGCCTTCGTAGTAATGCACTATCCCCAGTGCGTTGTATCTTTCTGTTTCATCGTCAATTTTTTCTGCTATTTCTTTTGCCTTTGAAAAATCTTTTTGTTCTATCGCCTTTTGAATTTTTTCAAAAATTTCCATACCTTCATCCCCTCACAGATTCTATGAACCTCAAATTCTTCTCAGGTGCTTTCACTTTCAAAGTGGAAAATCCTGCCCTTTTCAGAGTGTTTTTCATCTGAGATGTTGTCCTGAGCACCCTGAACGGGGGATAGTACCATACAGGATCGTTTCTATCACTCAGATCTGGAACAAAGAAGAAAAGAAGGACTCTTTCAGCATCTTCAACGAGTTTTTCAAGGTCGAGAGTCTCTTCTACGCCAGAAACAACAAGGAGGTTTTTCGAGTTCTCTTTCAACTCTATTCCGAGATCCTCCAGAGCAGATTCCAGTCCGGGAAGATCTCCTCTGACTTTCAAATCCGCCAGGTTGGTCTCTGATAGAGTTTCAACAACGTACTCTTTTTTGATCTTGAATGGAGGATCTTTGTAGATCTCCTTTTCCCTTTCTCTGTAAATCTTCAAAGCTTCATCTGATGGAAATGGAAACGAGTAAAAGAAGTTTTCTTTTTTCTTCCAGGATCTGACAGGATGGATCACACCAAGACCTGAGAATCTTTCTGTGATGTTTCCAGCCCAGATGGTTTCGTCTTCTTTTCTCATGAAAGGAAAGATCTGGTTCGGATAGAGCGCGTCGTATTTATACTTTCCCAGTGCGATGTTTCCCAGGTTTTCGTTTTCCTCCACTGCCTTCATGTGAAGTTCGAAGGCTTTCTCGGGATCTTCCTCCTCATAGATCTTTGCAAGACGGTAGTAGTAGAATGGAAGTTTTGTGGTGTCTGTTATCTTCATAAGCAACTTCTTCGATTTTTCCTTGTCTCTGGTGGCCACAGCGGAAGCATAGAGCGCCACCGGGTGGTCGGAGATGAGGCACAGTTTTTCTGCGTCTTCTTTTACAAAGCCAAGAAGATCAAACGGGAACTCTCTGTAGCCTGAGAAGTACCTGTAGAGTTCTTCATAGACACCTTCTGTTTCTGGATCGAGGCGTGTTTTCAGGTCTTCGATCACAGGCTTTATGAAGCTTGCTATCTCTGGTGTCAATTCCAATGCTTTTCTGTATCTTGAAACGGCTTCGGAGAAGTTTCCAAGTTTCAAATAGAGATCTCCTATGAGTGCCTGGACGATGCCGTTTAGTTTTTCGTCACCTTCGATCTTTGAAAGTATTCTGATGAGTTTTCCTTCTGTTTCTCTCCTTTTCAGAAGATCGAAAATGAAAAGAAGGCCAGGGATGCCTGTTCTCTCCACAAAAGAGTTTGTGTCTTCGTCTGTGAGGTATTCGAAGAGGAAATCTTTTTTCTCAATCAGTCTTTTCACGATGAATCTGGAGAT
This genomic window from Thermotoga sp. SG1 contains:
- a CDS encoding glycosyltransferase, which translates into the protein MEIFEKIQKAIEQKDFSKAKEIAEKIDDETERYNALGIVHYYEGKKEEAQTFFEKALKINPVHDDVLFNYSKVLLEKGEYFESWRYLTRINEKTWEVYDMLGDTQLQQNNLAMALHHYRKASKLSGILEMKEKYEALKKQFKKDTKVAFLCLPGLDHFIKDIANILSEMYEVKLVVTKDGKQIVDAYNWADIVWLEWANELAVEITGKLPKGNKRILCRLHSYEALVNYPERINWNNVDTLILVADHMKDVLKDYHQSVYEKIKNKIKVIPNGVDLNRFRFKVRSPGFNIAVVAHINHKKAPEMWLQVIGLLKSIDERYTLHVAGDFQELRYANYFKYFIKETGLEKNVKLYGFVHNIEEFLEDMNYVLSTSVHESFGYNIAEAMACGIKPLIHNYHGAKNQWSESLIFNFIGEIPNLIKGKYESEKYRRYVEDNYSLESQIKNIADMIESLPKAKIKVEQVKEKGVWDNLWKRYSEHDILSLVNSPEGKVLRSEFVNLLNRFFVLKGSKILEAGCGSGIISIDLSKRGAHYTGIDISQDSVNLSEKVASFFELRNVNFRKMDAFNTVFSEREFDIVFNIGVVEHFQDEDIIKMLKEMARVGRFIVVGVPYSGSQIYELSEEISQESGTWEYGSERDFYSLKDLFEKAGVRLLHEEIIGSFSEPFCLKRINPSLIKKQLARNLEKMLQGEENIGSWLLAIGTNDKTCEEIFEKARKENGRVVFSPQLEIVKTRYPSVSIVIPFLNARKYIKSTVEDLYLLSYSNFEVVFVNDGSTDGSAEEIEKLLAKEKKFPYKILNLEKNEGPFLARYRGTLAADGEYIVYHNIDDRLQLNGINRLFLDTANFRKNALLAVSVALMENRKCTGDVWLIDIERKPLDYFWKTMEFLSGEIHPINTLVPKKFLLESYSSLVSLLEEYGKNFSVGEDVLLAYQMVLDGALEDIVPVYYTFEGYEIGNVSSVSKNIEKRVQSLPLVISYIVVSLAKKHLVDFNQLKGIENHIRSRAKTLYGEILGEKFWENFLKYKNFFEKILN
- a CDS encoding glycosyltransferase, whose protein sequence is MRKCLLSVAMIVKDEEHNIRRVLESIKDVADEIVVIDTGSTDRTPEIVKEYTDRLYFYEWKNDFSEARNFSLKFPTCEWILILDADEEVSEEFRRNIRDFLKNLPDDVNTIYLPTVNYLDWDFKKTEVASTPRIFRNGTVYYKNIVHNQAVYKPKVVHAPFRVYHYGYIWTRKLKRKKYERTATLIRKHLETVKDPIEKIYYLIQLYKTEKVGGKKHEENKIAWQILQEIKKVGKVPAIGLEFLYIFGMELITRGFLEKGEELIDIALKAFSENPDPYFAKLAIYERKKDWENLYRWGNRFFEVLNKAMSQVEKYEFTIMSIKEIGTAHLLTCHACLKLKKWKEAEHHLSKAIENDVDRSKLAVTLRYISEIEDREDFQKALNLVEKIAENSEGLFFDDLVEKIAEFEIDVSEDLLKKLPVSKKISRFIVKRLIEKKDFLFEYLTDEDTNSFVERTGIPGLLFIFDLLKRRETEGKLIRILSKIEGDEKLNGIVQALIGDLYLKLGNFSEAVSRYRKALELTPEIASFIKPVIEDLKTRLDPETEGVYEELYRYFSGYREFPFDLLGFVKEDAEKLCLISDHPVALYASAVATRDKEKSKKLLMKITDTTKLPFYYYRLAKIYEEEDPEKAFELHMKAVEENENLGNIALGKYKYDALYPNQIFPFMRKEDETIWAGNITERFSGLGVIHPVRSWKKKENFFYSFPFPSDEALKIYREREKEIYKDPPFKIKKEYVVETLSETNLADLKVRGDLPGLESALEDLGIELKENSKNLLVVSGVEETLDLEKLVEDAERVLLFFFVPDLSDRNDPVWYYPPFRVLRTTSQMKNTLKRAGFSTLKVKAPEKNLRFIESVRG